TCACACTTACTTAATATGTTCACTTTCTCACTATCTAAAGCAATTATTTCACCTTCTTTTTAAGCCTTGAGCTTTTGATACTCCACCGTCTCCAAACAAAAtcatctttcaataaatatttattgaacatctattaACTGTCAAGCATTCTTCTAAGTACTAGAGAGAGAGTAGTGGAACAACAAAAATCCTGTGGATCAAGGAGCCCACCCAAGTGCTCTATGATGACTtagtggggagggatgggggtgggagggaggctcaagagggagggaatatatatatatacacacacacacacatgcacacacatacatacatgcatacatatttatggcttcccaggtggctcagtgggaagaatctacctgcagtgcaggagactcaggagatgcaggctcaactcctgggtcaggaagatcccctggaggagggcatggcaatgcacttcagtattcttgcctggataatcccatggacagaggagctttgcaggctATGCTCATAGGTACAGCTGTACTACAGCTCAGCACATGGCTGATTtgcactgttgtacagcagaaaccaacccaattttgtaaagtaattattctccaattaaaaaaattccaatGAAAGGAGAtaggaaataaacaaatatataggaTTTTTGTATAGTATTAAGTgctatggaaaagaataaagcCAGTTGGGGAAAGAGTATGCTATTGGGAGTGGCAGATCATGTAGATTTTCTTTAACACTGAATGAAATGTGTAGCCACTGGTGGGATCAAAGTATAAAGGATGACATAACCCAACATAAACTTTCAAAGGATCACTTTGCCTGTTATGGTGAGAGACCATAAGGAAGAAAGAGTGTTAGCAGGGAGACTGGTTATTTGAATATCTTCTTGGTTTATATCTTTAGTTCCTCGCCCCCGGCACTTCCCCCCATTCCACATGTTTTGAAGGAAAGAACTGTCaaaatacaattttcaaaaacagaaaaacatctctcATGCAAATATAGAATAATGTGTCAAACCTTTATTAGCTCATTAATGtttcttaaaatgaataaaaccaataataaaaagaaggaatATTAGAATTATGTTGCCAGGTTAGATGCACAACATGCTAATGTCCCTCGGAGTAATCATATCATAATCTTTGGGATTATCTTTTCTAGCAGAGAGAAATCTACACATTAATGTGTAACTTAAGTGTCTGAGCTTTAATTAAATAGTAAAGAGTCAAAGACAGGTTCATTCTCCTAGACTTGAAAATTAAGTAATCCTTGCTTGGGCCTGTTGAACAGTGCCCCAGCATACTGACTATTTTGCTTTACTTCCAAACTTTGggtaaattttcttaaaaaatttccatgaaaacaattttttgaaaCGTCTCAGatagttttgattcacatttttaaCTTACTAGAGGAAACTGGGATGGTGCTAAAGTCaatttctcttcttctctgggtttcttgccttttttatttGGTCTCTGTCCTTCGCCATTGCACTAATGTAGGTGAAAGATGCAAAGGGCCTATATTTAGGGCATAGCATTGCTTCAGTCTTTAGGTTTACACTCAGAACCAAGACCTTTTCTTGATATTATTCTGATATTCAAGTGCTACTATGTATATAATCTATGAAAATAATCTTCTTCAACAATCATTAATTAATCAGTATCTCAATCTCTGATTGACTTATTTTATTCCCAGGGACTCAACTACCACAATGATTCCCAATTCTAAATCTCTAAACCTGGCCACTCTACTATACACCAGATCTGTTATTTAAAATGCTCCCGGGTATCTCTAAGGGCTTCCCCAAAGGCTCAgtagtaggtaaagaatccacctgcaatgcaggagacacaggagatacaggttcaatccctgggtcaggaagatctcctggagaaggaaatggcaacccagtcaagtattcttgcctgaaaatcccatggactgaggagcctggcaggctacagtccaaagggttacaaagagtcagacacagctaagtggctaagcacacacgcacactggGTATCTCTATCAGAGGCATCCTGAGCTGGCAATTCCAGTTGATTTCATTGTTTCTATTCCAGTCCAAATGTATTCCACTTGTCCAATATTTCTATTCCATTCCTGTCCACAGTACCACCATTTGCCCAATTAACTAAATTTGTAACCTGAGAGTCATCACTGTTTCACATGCCATATCTATCTACATAACCATCAATTCTTGTTCTTCTCTATCATAACTATCTCTTTAATCTAACCCCTCTTCTTTTCCACTTCCACCTCAACCTCCTTTAGGTCTTTACTGTAGTTACTTTAATTATGCTTTAGACTTggtactgcaaaaaaaaaaaaaaatccacttctgtGAGTGTTCTTTTCATAAAATGCCTATATGATTGTCTTGATTAAATCTTTTAAAGGTTCCCCATTGCCTACAAGGATAAAACTTGAGCTTTTTAGCAAGTAGGCAGATTGCTTTTAGCACTATCCTCATAATCTTCATCAGTAACCCTAATAAACATGAGTTCTAAATAAAAATAGTGTGCTTGCCATGCAAATACAACTTTAAGACAAATTCTCCAATTTTTCCTTCTGTCTAGATGGCTGCCACTCACTCCTCCAACAGAGACATTCTAGAGCTGCCACTGGGTGAATTCCTACTTATTCTATAAAGCCCCACTCAAAAACTGCCTCCTCTTTGAAAAGGTTTCTGACTCTTCTCCAGATCCCTAGGCACAGTTAGTTCAGTACTTAATGCTCCTAAAACATCTCCACATTACCTCCTTTAATATTTAACTTTACTATACACAATTTGGTTTTATGTTCTATTTTTTGAGAGCACAGTAGTGTTCTAGTGATCTTTGTTTATTCTAGCACCTACCACAATAAactactttttttgttttgctttattgtcTGTGTCACATATTCTAAGATATGTgagataaaagcaaaattaatttaattcttaAACTTGCAGGAAGgaatttcatttgcatttatttatttatttttaagacaaagaTTCTGTATTTAAATCAGCAAACTCAAGATTCTTCAAGCCCCAGCCCATGGAGAGCAGCGTTCCCTCCCAGGCCCCCTCATCCTCACCCCTTAGCCacagaaaggaatggaaaatgaGAAGCCTGGGGGCCTCTGCCAGGGCAGGCTGCCTCCAAAGGGTGGTGAGTGCAGTCCAtctggggctggggtggtggcTGCCACAGGCCCCTCCCTATAAATTAATTCCCTGCAGCCACAGCTGTGGGTAAGGCATACTTGGAGGAGAAGGCCATCAGGCAGCATCCTTGATTTCCAGCTAAGGAATGGATTAGGGCATAGGGCTCAGAGGGAAGAggccagagaaaagagaagaggtatGGTGGCTTGAGACCCCCCCCTACAATTTTGGTCCCAGGGAAAAAGAGGCCAGTTGGTCCAGTTTTGTgggtttggagaagggaatgtattAGTCAGCACAAAGGGGAGGCCACCATCGGGCACCCCTGGAGGAGACAAACCAGGCCCCCACCCTGGCAGAAGGGAGTGTGAGAGCTCCCAGGGGCTCTCAGGAAATGTCAGTGCTAAAAAACAAACTAACATATATATTAACCATTCATGGAAGGCAGGGGCAGGGCTGCAGAGCAGATCAGAGGATCTGGCGTGGCATCGCATAGTCGGTCAAGCCTGCCTGAGAAGCCCCGTGGTTGGTCCCCATCTGTAAGCCAATCAAATTCTTGCCCTCCTGCAGTTGGTTGTCCGGGAAGTACCGAGGGTTCTCCTTGGATTTCTTGGTAAACCAGTTAGGATCCCCAGAGAAGAGCCCATCGTCCCATGCTACCACTAGCCTGCCCAGATTCATCAGTGTCCGCTGCACACAGGCCATATTCTTTCCTTCCCAGAGGTCCACAGTCTGGGAGATGTCATTGGTGTTGATGCCGTAGCGCTCGGCTGCTTGCAGGAACTGGGAGATCTGCCCCATCTGCTTGAAGGCTGTGGTGGAGGCCTGGATCTTCTTCACTGGGGCCTGCCCCTCGGGGTACAGTCCATTAATGAGCTCACACAGCACCGTGCCATCCTTGAGCCAGTTCTGGAAGTTCGTGCACCCAGGCTGAGGCCGGCTCACATGCTTGCGGCACTGGGTGGTGATCCACTGGATCAGGATTTGCTCCAGGTCTGCATCGTATTGTTTATCAATCTTCTGCTGTACCTCCTGGCTCAGGCCATACGCAGGTCCCCTGTTGGCCATTCTGAAGGGTGGCAGCAGTGGTTGGAGGGGAGGTTCACGTGGGTTGGAGAGTTGCGCACTGGAGGCGGGGGCTGCAGCGCGAgtctgaatttattttctttttaatatttatgtttggctgtgctggatcttagttgtggtgcactggctctttgttgtggcatgtgagcttctctctagttgtagcacttgggctcagtagttgtgggataTGGGCTTACTTACCCTGTGGcatttgagatcttagttcctcgaccaggggttgaacccacatcccctgcattggaaagtggatttttgaccactggatcaccaggtaagtcccttGGGTTTATTTCAAATCTATGGTTATTAATCTTTTGGATCACAGACCCCTATTCAAAAAAAACTATGATGAAAGTTGTAACATTCTACTCGGAAAGATATACACACATGGTAGGATTCACAAATGCCCTGAACCCATTGATACCCGACAAATTAAGAaactatcttttcatttttattaattttttgagtaaGAATATTTACAtggaacaaaaattttaaagtaataaacttTACAATGAATAGCCTGTTCTAGCCTCTTCCCAAAATATTCAATTCAATTCCTATTCTATCAAAGTGACCACATTTTATGTATTCTTCTGGAGACAGTCTCTGTATATGAATACAGGagcattaaaaattctttttcctgacattttttttccatttatattggCAATTATTCCACATTGGGTACCTAAGGTTTCAAATGCACAGAATTTTATTGCATTGCTGTACCCTAATTTTTTTACAATGTATTTTTAGATTTTGAAACAATTTCAAGCTTACAAAAATGTTGGAAGCACAGTACAAATCATTTCTTTCCAGAACCAACTGAAAGTAAGTTGCtgaatcaaaatgacaatgagatatcacctcacaccagtcagaatggctatcataaaaaaaatctacaaatgacaaatactggagagggtgtagagaaaagagaattctcctacactgttggtgggaatttaaattggcacagccattatgaaaaacagtCTGGAAGTTCcttataaaaactgaaaacagagctactatatgatccagcaatctcactcctgggcatatatctggaaaagatgaaaaactctaatttgaaaaggtatactcatcccaatgttcacagcagcactaattACAATAGTGACTACTTACAACAGccaaagacatggaagcaacctaagtgtccattgacagatgaatggctaaagaagatatatacaatggaattctactcagccataaaaagaatgaaatattgccatctgcagcaatatggatagacctagagaacatcatactatgtgaagtaagtcagagagaagaagacaaatattatatgatatcacttatatgtggaatctaaaaaataatacaaatgaatgtatatacaaagcataaacagattcacaggcatagaaaacaaacttatggttaccaatgcatagaaaacaaacttatggttaccaatggggaaagggaggggggagagggataaattagaagtatgggattaacagatacacactactttatataaaataggtaagcaacaaggatttactatataacacaggaacaatatttaatagtttataataacctataatggaaaataatctgaaaatataaatatatgactgaatcactttgttgtatatttgaaactaacacagtatttaaAATCAGCtataacctcaaaaaaaaaagtaagttgcTGACTTGATGTTCTATCACCCCTGaatgcttttctgtgtattttatacaaacaaaaacattttcttgCATAATCACAATACAactatcaaaatcaggaaattaacattgtacATTACTACCATCTAATTTTCAGATCACATTCAAATTTCACTAGTTGTCCAGACAATGTCTTTCATGTCAGGTGCAATTCCTCAATCTTTTCTTGACTCATAACACTAGAGATTACAGGCTAGATATTTTGCAGAATGGACCTTAACTTGATTCATATGATATTTTCTCACGATTAGAATAAGTTTATGCATCTTTGGTAGGAGTATAATAGAACTGGTGCTGTGTTCTGCTAACTGCATTCTATCAGGTGGCATTACAGTTTCTATTTGTTCCATTATGATGATGTTCATGTTGATCATTTGATTAAtgtggaaactgacagacttcgccactgtaaagttactcatattttcccatttataatcAATATGTGTTAAGCAGgtgattttgaaaatatgtaaatactttAATCCCCATGAAACATTcaccttattcatttatttaaatatatcactATAGGCTCATGGTTTCCTGCTTTATTCAATGGTTTACGACCCATTAACCATCATTATTTTGATCCTCAAATTGTCCCAGATATAAACTGGTTtccatgtgttcttttttaaaaaagtatttatttatttggttgtgttgggtattagttgtggcacgtggggttTTTGCTTTCGTACATGGattctctctagttgtagcatgcaggcttggttgccctatggcatgtgggatcttagttccctgaccagggatggaacccatgtctcctatattgtaAGTCAGAtccttagctactggaccacgaGGGGAGTCCTCTGTGTGTTCTTGACATGTTCCCATCATTCTTCcagcacttccttactttctaGTACAAAAAGATGATCCAGGCTAAACTTATGCTCTTCCTGCCCCAGTGGTAGAATCAGCTATTTCTGTAAGAATTCTTGATTCCTTTTTGTAGAGAATGACATTTAGAAGCCACAATCTATTTCTATATCTCTATGAATTGCAACCACTGATATTGCTAATTCTATTccaacactggagaaggaaatggcaacccattctagtattcttgctcggagaatcccatgggccgtGGAGCCTCAtgtggagtccatggggttgcaaagagtcagacacgactaagctactGACCCATTCCAACAGTACAGAGTTCATTCTCCCTTCCTAtttgttttctcccttttcctgttTGTAACTCCCTTCTTGGACAATAAGAAACCAGACTCCCATTATCCTTAATATATTTACCTATTTGATCAATCCTTCTGAGGGTAAGCAAAATCCCAGTCACTGCTGTACCTTCCCTTACATGGAAGCCTTTCTTACCCAACTCAGGATCCAATACCCTGCATCAGGATTCCCCCACCCTCACCATGTCTTCCTCTTCTTACCTGTGCTCCAATATCCCTCTCTGGATTTCTGACATCCCCACCGGACAAACCATAGATGTCTACTTTAC
The sequence above is a segment of the Bos mutus isolate GX-2022 chromosome 9, NWIPB_WYAK_1.1, whole genome shotgun sequence genome. Coding sequences within it:
- the NR2E1 gene encoding nuclear receptor subfamily 2 group E member 1 isoform X2; its protein translation is MANRGPAYGLSQEVQQKIDKQYDADLEQILIQWITTQCRKHVSRPQPGCTNFQNWLKDGTVLCELINGLYPEGQAPVKKIQASTTAFKQMGQISQFLQAAERYGINTNDISQTVDLWEGKNMACVQRTLMNLGRLVVAWDDGLFSGDPNWFTKKSKENPRYFPDNQLQEGKNLIGLQMGTNHGASQAGLTDYAMPRQIL